One genomic segment of Vespa velutina chromosome 10, iVesVel2.1, whole genome shotgun sequence includes these proteins:
- the LOC124952309 gene encoding guanine nucleotide-binding protein G(i) subunit alpha isoform X2 — protein sequence MKIIHETGYSKEECEQYKPVVYSNAIQSLMAIIRAMGQLRIDFADSSKADIARQFFTLASAAEEGELTGELVLLMKRLWQDAGVQLCFTRSREYQLNDSAAYYLNALDRIAQPNYIPTQQDVLRTRVKTTGIVETHFSFKGLHFKMFDVGGQRSERKKWIHCFEGVTAIIFCVALSGYDLVLAEDEEMNRMIESMKLFDSICNSKWFVETSIILFLNKKDLFEEKIARSPLTICFPDYKGANTYEECASYIQMKFENLNKRKDQKQIYTHFTCATDTSNIQFVFDAVTDVIIKNNLSNCGLLS from the exons atgaaaataattcatgagACTGGCTATAGTAAGGAAGAATGTGAACAATATAAGCCAGTAGTATATAGTAACGCAATACAAAGTTTAATGGCAATAATCAGAGCTATGGGCCAGCTAAGAATTGATTTTGCTGATTCTAGTAAGGCc GATATAGCCCGACAATTCTTCACCCTAGCTTCAGCAGCAGAAGAAGGTGAACTTACAGGAGAGTTAGTATTGTTAATGAAGAGACTATGGCAAGATGCAGGTGTACAACTTTGTTTCACACGTAGTAGAGAATATCAACTGAATGATTCAGCTGCATATTATTTGAATGCTCTCGATCGTATAGCACAACCTAATTATATTCCTACTCAGCAAGATGTTCTTAGAACACGTGTGAAAACTACAGGAATCGTGGAAactcatttttcatttaaaggATTACATTTCAa AATGTTTGATGTTGGTGGTCAACggtcagaaagaaaaaaatggatacaCTGTTTTGAGGGTGTTACAGCCATTATTTTTTGTGTTGCTCTCAGTGGATATGATTTGGTCCTTGCAGAGGATGAAGAAATGAATAGAATGATTGAATCGATGAAGCTATTTGATTCCATATGCAACAGCAAATGGTTTGTCGAGACGtcgattatattattcctTAACAAAAAGGatctttttgaagaaaaaattgctAGAAGCCCGTTAACCATTTGTTTTCCGGATTATAAAGGTGCTAACACATACGAGGAATGTGCATCTtatattcaaatgaaattcgaaaatttaaataaaaggaaagatcaGAAACAAATTTACACACATTTCACATGTGCCACAGATACATCTAATATACAATTTGTATTTGACGCTGTGACCGACGtcataattaagaataatttaagcAATTGTGGATTATTAAGCTAA